The stretch of DNA CCTATCTCGAATCAATCAGGATCACCCCGGATATCGATCAGGAATGGGTGACGATTGAAGCGCTTATCGCCAATCACGTTCAGGGCTGCGCCCTGCATGCTCGTGTGTTTGATCAGGGTCAACAAGTGGCTGAAGGCAGTTCACCCGGGGATAAACCACTCCGCCTCCCCATGCCAGACGCGAATTTGTGGTCACCCGACAACCCGCACCTGTATGACCTGGAACTGAGCCTCCATATCCAGGACCAAGAGATCGATCAAGTACGCAGTTATTTTGGTATGCGAAAATTCAGCCTCGCCAGGGATTCCCGAGGCGTATTGCGCTTTTGTCTGAACAATCAACCCCTATTCCTGTACGGACCGCTTGACCAGGGCTACTGGCCGGATGGCCTGTGCACCCCGCCGACGGATGCCGCCATCCAGTGGGAGATCAACTTCATCAAGGCTGCCGGGTTTAATATGCTCAGAAAACACATCAAAGTGGAATCCGCACGCTATTACTACCATTGTGATCAGGTCGGCATCATCGTCTGGCAGGATATGGTCAGCGGCGGCATCAGTCCCAAGCCCATCTGGTTCCTGTTTGCGCAGCAATTCAAAGCCCTGCGTGACACGCATTGTTACTGGCGTTTAGGTCGCTCCGGGCAAGAAAGCCGGGATCAATTCAAACTGGAATATCAGCGGATGATCTCCGCGTTACACAACACAGTTTCGATTGCAATTTGGTGTCCTTTCAATGAGGGCTGGGGCCAGTTCGATGCAGCAGACATCGCTGAATGGACCAAAACGGTGGATCCTTCCCGCCTGGTGGATCACGCCAGCGGCTGGTTTGACCAGGGTGCCGGCGATTTTAAAAGCGAGCACATTTACTTCAAACCGCTCCCCGACCCCCGACCCGACCCCCTCCGGGCTTGGGTGCTTTCCGAGTTTGGCGGCTACAGCCTGAATCTCCCGGAACATGCCTGGAACCCCAGGAAAGACTTCGGTTATAAAAAATTTGGCGATTCCCGGGCGCTCACTCAGGGTTATGTCGAATTACTGGAAAAACAGCTTATTCCCTGGATTAATGCGGGATTATCTGCTGCAGTTTACACACAAACCACCGATGTGGAAACTGAAGTCAATGGCTTTCTGACTTATGACCGCAAGATGCTGAAAATGGACCTGCAGACCATCGCTGCTGCCCATCATCGATTAATGCAGGCCAGTATCAACTCAATTGAAATCGAAAACGAATGCGATTCATCGAATCATGCTTTAGATTACAATCGCCAGCCACGCTCGTAAGGTCGCCGCGCGAAATGGATCGAGCATGACAGATTTTTTGTCTTAGCGGAGCTAGGATTAGACCGAGCCAACAGCATCGATCAGATTGTCATAAACCGTAAAATGCGGCGCAATCCCAACCAGGTCCATTGATTCATGGATGCGTTCATCCATGTTCACCAGGATCAATTCACCACGATTATTCTTTTTGACTTCCTTCTGAACCCGAATCAATGCCCACCACCCGGCACTGGAAACAAAGCTCACGT from Brevefilum fermentans encodes:
- a CDS encoding glycoside hydrolase family 2 protein; amino-acid sequence: MTSKPKQIDTKPMHTPWTSDVDPHLPHPEYPRPQMVREQWQNLNGMWDYQVTRKSASPPEAFAGQILVPFPIESTLSGVRRQLHPDEELWYRRQFTVDPAWLPGRTLLHFGAVDWHCRVYVNGKYIGEHVGGYDPFSFDITDALIEDENTLLIWVSDPTDTQPIQRGKQVRKPGFIWYSAHSGIWQTVWLESVPQTYLESIRITPDIDQEWVTIEALIANHVQGCALHARVFDQGQQVAEGSSPGDKPLRLPMPDANLWSPDNPHLYDLELSLHIQDQEIDQVRSYFGMRKFSLARDSRGVLRFCLNNQPLFLYGPLDQGYWPDGLCTPPTDAAIQWEINFIKAAGFNMLRKHIKVESARYYYHCDQVGIIVWQDMVSGGISPKPIWFLFAQQFKALRDTHCYWRLGRSGQESRDQFKLEYQRMISALHNTVSIAIWCPFNEGWGQFDAADIAEWTKTVDPSRLVDHASGWFDQGAGDFKSEHIYFKPLPDPRPDPLRAWVLSEFGGYSLNLPEHAWNPRKDFGYKKFGDSRALTQGYVELLEKQLIPWINAGLSAAVYTQTTDVETEVNGFLTYDRKMLKMDLQTIAAAHHRLMQASINSIEIENECDSSNHALDYNRQPRS
- a CDS encoding STAS domain-containing protein; its protein translation is MDFKITEYKRSTVLTTSGRVDSYTAPELEEALNQLIEKGQYNIIIDMQDVSFVSSAGWWALIRVQKEVKKNNRGELILVNMDERIHESMDLVGIAPHFTVYDNLIDAVGSV